In one window of Henckelia pumila isolate YLH828 chromosome 1, ASM3356847v2, whole genome shotgun sequence DNA:
- the LOC140874464 gene encoding uncharacterized protein, whose protein sequence is MRPIQVYAFRAEPELLIQIKDAKKEDQDIQKSVEMAKSGHQSEHTVSADDILYVNNRLGVPNVSDLKQLILKEAHCSRYSIHPRGRKMYNDLKDHYWWKKMKYNVTEYVSRCMNCQQVKAERKKPVYNKL, encoded by the exons ATGAGGCCTATTCAAGTTTATGCATTTCGAGCTGAGCCTGAATTGTTGATCCAAATCAAAGATGCAAAGAAAGAAGATCAGGATATTCAGAAGTCCGTTGAAATGGCTAAGTCTGGACACCAATCTGAACATACAGTTAGTGCTGATGATATTTTATATGTGAACAATCGACTTGGTGTTCCAAATGTTTCTGATCTGAAACAGTTGATATTGAAAGAAGCGCATTGTAGTCGATACAGTATTCATCCTAGAGGcaggaaaatgtataatgatttgaaggATCATtattggtggaagaagatgaaataCAATGTCACTGAATATGTCTCGAGATGcatgaattgtcaacaggtgaaggctgagagaaaGAAGCCTG TTTACAACAAGCTCTAG